A part of Ammospiza nelsoni isolate bAmmNel1 chromosome 9, bAmmNel1.pri, whole genome shotgun sequence genomic DNA contains:
- the TACSTD2 gene encoding tumor-associated calcium signal transducer 2, translated as MEPLFGVVLGLMLAVASPAHDSCTCATNKWAVCAQDGPGNCTCRLAGSHHPVDCSTLTSKCFLMKAEMIPLKEKRLWRPPQAVSDSDGMYDPDCEDSGVFKARQCNQSSSCWCVNTAGVRRSDRGGSSLSCSELVRTRWIYIELTHKRSSSAFAVPAVAKALTQLLESRYKLHPRYVAAIKYEPPLIQIRLEQNKKPSWDVDIADVAYYFEKDVNNDSVFPSNSKLTVSVNGDALAIEKLGIYYVDEKPPEFSMRQLGAGIGAVVTVVLLTAGIGIAVLLVLRWLRTRTYKKFECKEMREIKAPSLELP; from the coding sequence ATGGAGCCTCTCTTTGGGGTTGTGCTGGGCTTGATGCTGGCAGTCGCTTCACCAGCCCACGACAGCTGTACCTGTGCGACCAACAAGTgggcagtgtgtgcccaggACGGCCCAGGGAACTGCACCTGCAGGCTGGCAGGTTCACATCACCCTGTAGACTGCTCGACCCTGACTTCTAAATGCTTCCTGATGAAGGCAGAAATGATCCCCCTGAAGGAGAAGCGCCTCTGGAGACCTCCCCAGGCGGTGTCCGACAGCGACGGCATGTACGACCCCGACTGCGAGGACAGCGGCGTGTTCAAGGCCCGGCAGTGCAACCagtccagcagctgctggtgcgTGAACACGGCGGGCGTGCGCAGGAGCGAcaggggaggcagcagcctgagctgcagcgAGCTGGTGCGCACCAGGTGGATCTACATCGAGCTGACGCACAAGAGGAGCTCCAGCGCCTTCGCCGTCCCCGCCGTGGCCAAGGCCCTGACGCAGCTGTTAGAGAGCAGGTACAAGCTGCACCCCAGGTACGTCGCTGCCATCAAGTACGAGCCCCCCCTCATCCAAATCCGCCTGGAGCAGAACAAGAAGCCCAGCTGGGATGTAGATATAGCTGACGTGGCCTATTACTTTGAAAAAGACGTGAACAATGACTCCGTGTTCCCATCCAACAGCAAATTAACTGTCTCGGTCAATGGAGATGCTCTGGCCATTGAGAAGCTCGGGATTTACTACGTGGATGAAAAGCCCCCAGAGTTCTCCAtgaggcagctgggagctggcatTGGTGCCGTGGTCACCGTGgtgctcctcactgctggcaTCGGCATCGCCGTGCTGCTCGTCCTCAGGTGGCTGCGCACAAGGACATATAAAAAATTTGAGTGTAAAGAAATGAGGGAAATTAAAGCCCCAAGCTtagagctgccctga